The DNA region AGAAGTGTTTCAGTCTCTACCAGTTGTCAGTGGATACCAGTGTCCAACAGGAGTGCCCATGGGTGTGGTGAAAGAATTTTCCAATCCATCACCATTGTGCCAATTGTCCATCAAATAAATGTGCGAGCATAGCTCTGGTTTCAAATGAAGGCACTCAAATCTCAGCTCAAAACTCACAAATGAGTATAAAAGGAATGCATGACTCAGAGGATCTCGTTCTCGAGGTAACATCTCTAGCTGTTTTATAATTATTAGTACTGTAAATCCCAGTATAGTGTTTTGGATTTGGActcaatgttgttgttgttttttcactcATGAATGGTAACTGAATTGAAAAAACGTAAAAAACATCACTTTCCATAATCTGaaaaagaaaatagtaaaaaaggtTTTCCTTTTCCATTCCTTTTGTTTTAATATGGCGTAACTAATGTATTTTTAATTTAACTGTATTTGAACAATAATCTATTTGttgtaaatattaaaatgtatatatgttaataaataaatatgtttattAATAACTATATAATAACTATATAAAAAAGTACTTACAAATACTGTATATTTTTGGTGGTTGGGTGGTGTTTCCAGGAGGGCTCAAGTAGGCTCAGAGACCAGGTAGATGGCAGTGGAATGAGCCTGGGCAAGAAGAAGGGGGTGAAGGTGAGTGGGAAAAACATGGCCCCAGTGGACTGGGACAGAGGGGGGCCGTCCATAGTCCACCACTCCAGCTACATGAGCAGCCCCAGACCCTCAGAAAACCCCCCCACCATCATCTCTATCGGCccctctccccacacacacaggccctCTGGGTCTCCAGAGAGGGACCGGCCCAGGAAGGATGAGGTCCCCCCCTCCAGAGTGGAGTGGTCCAGAGAGGGTTGCACCTACAGCCAAATGGCTTCCAACAGCGAGGTGGGGGTCTCCAGACAGACCATGGATGAGTTGAAGAGTATCCTGAAGGATAGTTCCATGCTTGGTGCCCGGGGGAATGAAGAGGGGGGGCATACTGGGAGCCCAGCCCCTTACACCAACCTGCATGGGACCAACAGGGGAGATGGACAGCCGGAGTCCCAGTCCTCCTTCACCACTTTCAAGCCCCACTCTGATGCTTCCAGGAGGGTGTCCACCAGGTCCAGGGAAAGCAGCTCCCTCCAGCTTGGCTCCGGTGTGGACTCGTCAACGTCATACAGGTCGGATGTGACTGGCGCAAACAGGCAATCCGGAGTACGGTCGTCCACGTTCGAGAGCAGCAGTGCCAACTGTGGAGAGACCTGGAACTCAGAAACAGGTTAgtctggtttgggattagtttTATCAAAAAGCTATTTTTAATTAAACATTTTTACTTGTAGCTAATATAGTAGTTCCCTCACAGgcgaatatatttttttacagacATGGTAGTTGCTTTTGGCTCTTTTTCTCATAGATAACAGTAAAGACAACATGGATAAGTCTGGGACTCAGAGCTTCATCTCAGCCATGGAGAACATCAAGCAGCAGATTGCCCGGGAGAATATCAACTTTGTCCGCTTCGAGGCCACGGATCTCCATGGGGTGTCCAGGTCTAAGACAGTGCCAGTCCGCTTCTTTCATGTAATCATCTCACACACAGTACACAAACATCCTGAAACGTACTAGCTATAGTGTATTGAGACAACCCACAATGTTATAATGCTATTTGTTTAAATGGTTGATAAATGGTTATGCTTGCCTATAGGAAAAGTCCCATGATGTAAACATTTTTTTATCTTTACAGGAGAAAGCAGTATACGGGGTGCCGATGCCAAGAAGCTACCTAGAGCTGACCCTGAGCCCTAAGAGCAGTGAGGTGGACCATGCCAACAACCCTGCCAACCTTAGCAGCGACGTGCTGCTGATCCCAGACCTGTCGACCTTCAGGGTGCTGCCCTGGGCAGAGCAGACGGCCCGGGTCATCTGTGACCCCTGCATGATAACCGGCAGCCCCCTGCGCACAGCACCCCGCCTCATCGCCAAGCAGCTGATGGGGCAGCTCCAGAGCCTGGGTTTCTCCCTGCACTCCTCCTTCACCTACGAGTGCTGTGTCCTGGGTGCGCCCGACAGGGTGGGCCCCAAGACCATGCTGTTCCCCGCCACCACCCTGGCCAGCAACCACGACCTGCCCTTCTTCCAGCAGCTGGTGAATGGGATGTACTGCATGGGGGCTGACGTGGACAGCTTGGCCTCAGCCATGGTGCCCGGTCAGATGGAGATCAACCTGAGGCCGGAGTTTGGCATCGCGGCCGCCGACACCGCCTTCACGTTCCGTACCGGCATTAAAGAGATGGCGAGGAAACACAGCTACATCACCAGCTTCTTCACCGACGACAGCCTGTACAACGCCGGGGtgctttcccactctctctgGGATGCCAACGGCCGCCGTAGTCTCTTCCACACCGGGGACCACGGCGGAGGGGAGCTGTCGGAGATTGGCAGGAAGTGGCTTGCGGGGCTCCTGAGCCACTCAGCCGCCATGAGCTGCCTGCTCTCCCCTGGGCTGGGCTGCCGCAGCCACATCGCCAAGAAGGTCAAAGACCCCAAGCACAACGTGCTCTATGCCACCTATGGCTACA from Coregonus clupeaformis isolate EN_2021a unplaced genomic scaffold, ASM2061545v1 scaf0999, whole genome shotgun sequence includes:
- the LOC121561301 gene encoding lengsin isoform X1, whose amino-acid sequence is MSIKGMHDSEDLVLEEGSSRLRDQVDGSGMSLGKKKGVKVSGKNMAPVDWDRGGPSIVHHSSYMSSPRPSENPPTIISIGPSPHTHRPSGSPERDRPRKDEVPPSRVEWSREGCTYSQMASNSEVGVSRQTMDELKSILKDSSMLGARGNEEGGHTGSPAPYTNLHGTNRGDGQPESQSSFTTFKPHSDASRRVSTRSRESSSLQLGSGVDSSTSYRSDVTGANRQSGVRSSTFESSSANCGETWNSETDNSKDNMDKSGTQSFISAMENIKQQIARENINFVRFEATDLHGVSRSKTVPVRFFHEKAVYGVPMPRSYLELTLSPKSSEVDHANNPANLSSDVLLIPDLSTFRVLPWAEQTARVICDPCMITGSPLRTAPRLIAKQLMGQLQSLGFSLHSSFTYECCVLGAPDRVGPKTMLFPATTLASNHDLPFFQQLVNGMYCMGADVDSLASAMVPGQMEINLRPEFGIAAADTAFTFRTGIKEMARKHSYITSFFTDDSLYNAGVLSHSLWDANGRRSLFHTGDHGGGELSEIGRKWLAGLLSHSAAMSCLLSPGLGCRSHIAKKVKDPKHNVLYATYGYNDNSSAFNVKCHGGRETHIDNKLGSAMANPYVVMAATVAAGLDGIKRNLAAETGLTRASTHTQLGKQQFAIPVKMEDALVALSEDHVIRGALGEPFVQYFIALKQFEIETEELDAERNKCLEYFI
- the LOC121561301 gene encoding lengsin isoform X2, yielding MEGSSRLRDQVDGSGMSLGKKKGVKVSGKNMAPVDWDRGGPSIVHHSSYMSSPRPSENPPTIISIGPSPHTHRPSGSPERDRPRKDEVPPSRVEWSREGCTYSQMASNSEVGVSRQTMDELKSILKDSSMLGARGNEEGGHTGSPAPYTNLHGTNRGDGQPESQSSFTTFKPHSDASRRVSTRSRESSSLQLGSGVDSSTSYRSDVTGANRQSGVRSSTFESSSANCGETWNSETDNSKDNMDKSGTQSFISAMENIKQQIARENINFVRFEATDLHGVSRSKTVPVRFFHEKAVYGVPMPRSYLELTLSPKSSEVDHANNPANLSSDVLLIPDLSTFRVLPWAEQTARVICDPCMITGSPLRTAPRLIAKQLMGQLQSLGFSLHSSFTYECCVLGAPDRVGPKTMLFPATTLASNHDLPFFQQLVNGMYCMGADVDSLASAMVPGQMEINLRPEFGIAAADTAFTFRTGIKEMARKHSYITSFFTDDSLYNAGVLSHSLWDANGRRSLFHTGDHGGGELSEIGRKWLAGLLSHSAAMSCLLSPGLGCRSHIAKKVKDPKHNVLYATYGYNDNSSAFNVKCHGGRETHIDNKLGSAMANPYVVMAATVAAGLDGIKRNLAAETGLTRASTHTQLGKQQFAIPVKMEDALVALSEDHVIRGALGEPFVQYFIALKQFEIETEELDAERNKCLEYFI